The stretch of DNA AATCCGCTCGACACCCTCGCTGCATTGTGGTGTCGATCCCCGCTTGCCAAGATCAGCAAACTTTGTGATGCTCGGCCCACCTCATGCCCAATCCACGTGCCACCGAAACTCTCACTGGAGTGCTGGAGAAAATTGTCTACTCCAACGAAGAAAACCACTATTTGGTGGGACAACTTCGCATCGAACAGGCAAATCCGGCCCGCGTGATCACCGTTGCCGGAAATCTGCCCGGCATCCAGTGCGGAGAAACACTCGAACTGACAGGACAGTGGAAACAACACCCCAAATTCGGCATGCAGTTCGCCATTGCCGGATTCAAGTCCAAGCTTCCCGCCAGCACCTACGGCATCCGCAAATATCTCGGCAGTGGTCTGGTGAAGGGCATTGGCAAAACCTATGCAAACAAGATTGTGGATCACTTCGGTGACCGCACGCTCGAGATCATCAGTACCCAGTCTGCACGCCTGCGCGAGGTCGAAGGCATCGGTGCCCAACGCGCGAAGTCCATCAAACAGGCATGGGACGAACAGCAGGTCTACCGCGAGGTCATGATCTTCCTGCAGACTCACAACGTTTCCAATGCCCAATGCATTCGCCTGGTCAAACGCTACGGCGGTGAAACCATTCGCATCCTTCAAGACAATCCCTATATCCTCGCCAAAGAAATTGACGGCATCGGCTTCCTCACCGCTGACAAAATCGCGCACAATCTGGGCATTCCCACCGACTCCAGCCAACGTGTTCAGGCTGGGCTCTTTCATGTGATGGATGAGGCTTCGCAAAATGGCCATACCTGCCTGCCGCTCGAAACCGTGGTGCAACGTGCGCTTGAATTGCTGCAGATCGATGAACCGCTGATCCAAAATGTGCTGCAGCAGCTCATTCGCACCCGCGAGTTGCGCTTTCCCCGCAATGAAGTGATCCAGCTGCCACCTCTCTTCCAGCACGAAGCCAGCATTGCAAAGGCAATCCGGGGACTCATGCAATCGGACAGCCGACTCCCCTCCATCAAGTCGGAAATCGCGGTAGACTGGTTCGAGGAAAAAACGGGACTCTGGCTCGCCCCCGCCCAGCGCGAGGCCATCCTTACCTCACTCGCTGCAAAGGTTTCCATCATCACTGGCGGTCCTGGCACCGGTAAAACCACCCTACTGCGGGGCATTGTTTCCATTCTCAAGGCAAAAAAAGTCAAGGTCGTGCTCGCCTCGCCCACGGGTCGCGCCGCCAAACGTCTGCAGGAGGCCACAGGTGGATTCGCCCAAACGATTCACCGCCTGCTGGGTTACGACCCCAGCAAGGGTGGATTTCTTGCCAATGAATCCAACCCACTGCGCGCGGATTTCATCGTTGTCGATGAAGCCAGCATGCTCGACAGTTACCTCGCCGCAAGTTTGTTCAAGGCAATTCCGTGGAGTGCTCACCTGCTTCTGGTGGGTGACACTGATCAGCTTCCCTCCGTCGGTTGCGGCAACGTATTGGCCGATTTGATCAGCAGTCGACAGGTTTCCGTCACGCGCCTTCAGTACATTTACCGCCAGAGCAAGGGAAGCCAAATCTCTGCTGTTGCTCACGGTATTCTTGAGGGAACCGTGAAGACTGGTCGCCTGGTGGATCGCATCGACCTCATTCAGCCTGAGGATGAAATCTGCTTCATTCGCTGCGAAACCCCCGAAGATCTGATCGACAAAACAGTTGAGCTGGTGAATCACAAGCTCCCGCAACTCCTGCCCGCTCAGATCGTGAGGGACTGCCAGATTCTGGCACCGCTGCACAAGGGCATTGCAGGAACTCAAAACCTCAACGCTGTGCTTCAGAACGCGCTCAACCCCTCCCAACGCGAGGTGCGATCCGGATACGAGGTCTTTCGCGTGAAGGATCGCATCATCCAGACACGCAACAACTACGACAAATCTGTCTTCAATGGTGACATTGGCACGATCATGCATATTGATCCCGAAACGGGAAGTGTGCGGGCGGAGTTTGATGGCAACCTGGTAGAATACGAGCGCTCGGAGCTGGGTGAATTCCAGCTCGCCTATGCAATCACAATCCACAAGAGCCAGGGCAGCGAATACCCCGTTGTGCTGATCCCACTCATGAAACAGCACTTTGTGATGCTCGAACGCAACCTTGTCTATACCGCCATCACACGAGGCAAACAACGGGTCTACCTGCTCGGCCAGGTTGATGCCTACGCCATGGCCATAAAAAATCTCAAAACCCGTGATCGCTGCACCCATCTCGTGCCGCATCTACTCGGAGTTGACGGGCTGGAATCCACCTGAAAGGAACCCGTCAGTCGATGGGTTGAGTGCGACCAAGATTGATCGCAATGCGCAGGTTTTCGCGTTCGATCAACCCACCCTTTCTGCTGCCATACACGAGGGCGCGGAGTACTTCACTCAACTCTGCGTAGTTGCCCGGCCAGTCATACTCCAGCAGCAGATCCTGAGCGTCCTGGGCCAATTGAACCGGTGACTGCAGATCGCGCTCTGCTGAGTAGGCCTTCAACAACTCAACTGTGAAATACGCCAAATCCGCAAGGCGATTGCACAGGGGTGGTACCACAAACAGAGCAGACTTGCAGCGTTCAGCCAGGGCTTCAGGATACACAATGCCTTCTTCAAACGGGTCAAATCCGTCCATGATGACCAGCAGCTTTGAATCCGGAAATGCCGGATTTTCTAAAAAGCGCAGCAGGCGGGTTTCCATCACCGCATCCAGAGTTGGACTGATGCGCAAAAGCAGCAATTCCGGTCGAATCGCCGTGCGACTGAGCATGACCATCCACTCGTTGAGCACCGATTCTTCCAGCATGGAGGGTTCCAACGACAAAATCGCTGCACTGTCGATTCCGCGCTCCTTCGCATACTCTTTCACAAGCAGCAGATATTCGCTGCCAACTGCACCCGCGAGAAACAGTGGATCACTTCGATCCCATGTCTCAAGAAAGCGCTCTACAATCAGGCGTGTGTTTTCAGACTGTTCACAAAAATAGTGCATGGTAGGAAGTGAGCGTCACGCGGAATAACAGCTCCTCACAGCCTGTTCATTTCGAGGGGAGTTGCAAGTGACAACTTTCATGAAACCCCGTGCTCCAACCACCGCATGACTCACAACTGCTCACGCGGGCGCGGGTTTGCAATCCAGGTGTAGGCAAGCGGGATCACATAAAGAGTCAAAAACGAACCCAGCGCAAGACCACCGATCACAGCAATGCCCAGTGAGGTTCGGCTCTCTGCGCCCGCACCCACTGCAAGGGCGACTGGCAATGTGCCCAGAATCGTCGATGTCGTGGTCATCAAAATCGGCCGGAAACGCTGTGCAGCTGCCTGACGTGCCGCATCCATCAGGGACATTCCCTGATCGCGCAGTTGGTTGGCAAACTCGACCACCAGGATGCCGTTTTTGGTCACGAGTCCGATCAGCATGATCAACCCAATCTGGGAAAAAATGTTCAGGCGCTGGTCCAGTAAATAGAGTGCCAGCAATCCACCCGCCAGTGCCAGTGGAACCGTGATCATGATGATCAGCGGGGTGCGGAAGCTCTCAAATTGTGCCGCCAAGACCAGATAGACCAGCATCAGGGAAAAGACAAAAACATAGGCCAAGGTGGAACCCGTTTCCGTAAACTCGCGCGCCTGTCCCGCCAGTTCGGTGGTGAAGGTTTCGTCCAGCACTTCGTCGGCCACCTCACGCATGGCGGCAATCGCATCCGCGATCGTATAGCCATCCGCAATCGTTGCCGAAAACGTCGCCGATGGAAAACGGTTGTAGCGGAAGAGCACAGGGGCAGCGCTGATCTCTTCAAAGGACACCAGGTTTGTGATCGGGATCAGCTCCCCCGAGTCCGAACGCACTTCAAGCATGCTCACGTCAAACGGGGTCTGACGATCCTCACGCTGGAACTGCCCAACCACTTCATACTGCTCCCCATCTTTCACAAAAAAACCATAGCGCTGCCCGCTGAATGAGGCCTGAATCGTATCTGCGATGGTGCGCGCACTCACTCCAATCGCTTCGGCACGATCGCGATCCACTTCCACACTGATTTCCGGCTGCGTGAATTCGAGGTTCACGCTCACCGAAGTCAACACAGGGTGCTGGCGTGCACGATCAAGCAACTCCGGTATCACTTCCCTCAGTTTTCCCCCATCTGTATTCTGCACGACAAATTGCATGGGTGCCCCACGACCACCAGCCTGGATTGTCGGCGGAGACTGCACACGGACGGTTGCCTCCGGCAGCTCCGCCATTGCCAGCGTCAACGCATTGGCGATCTGCAGCTGGCTTCGCTCTCGTTCAGATGAGGGACCCAGCACGATACGGGAGAAACCCGAGTTTACCGTGCTACCCCCGCCAAATCCCGGGGACGTCACCGACAGAGAAGCCACTCGTTCGGGAACCTCGCGCTCGATGATCGCATCGATCTCGTC from Puniceicoccaceae bacterium encodes:
- a CDS encoding ATP-dependent RecD-like DNA helicase: MPNPRATETLTGVLEKIVYSNEENHYLVGQLRIEQANPARVITVAGNLPGIQCGETLELTGQWKQHPKFGMQFAIAGFKSKLPASTYGIRKYLGSGLVKGIGKTYANKIVDHFGDRTLEIISTQSARLREVEGIGAQRAKSIKQAWDEQQVYREVMIFLQTHNVSNAQCIRLVKRYGGETIRILQDNPYILAKEIDGIGFLTADKIAHNLGIPTDSSQRVQAGLFHVMDEASQNGHTCLPLETVVQRALELLQIDEPLIQNVLQQLIRTRELRFPRNEVIQLPPLFQHEASIAKAIRGLMQSDSRLPSIKSEIAVDWFEEKTGLWLAPAQREAILTSLAAKVSIITGGPGTGKTTLLRGIVSILKAKKVKVVLASPTGRAAKRLQEATGGFAQTIHRLLGYDPSKGGFLANESNPLRADFIVVDEASMLDSYLAASLFKAIPWSAHLLLVGDTDQLPSVGCGNVLADLISSRQVSVTRLQYIYRQSKGSQISAVAHGILEGTVKTGRLVDRIDLIQPEDEICFIRCETPEDLIDKTVELVNHKLPQLLPAQIVRDCQILAPLHKGIAGTQNLNAVLQNALNPSQREVRSGYEVFRVKDRIIQTRNNYDKSVFNGDIGTIMHIDPETGSVRAEFDGNLVEYERSELGEFQLAYAITIHKSQGSEYPVVLIPLMKQHFVMLERNLVYTAITRGKQRVYLLGQVDAYAMAIKNLKTRDRCTHLVPHLLGVDGLEST